The proteins below are encoded in one region of Fibrella aestuarina BUZ 2:
- a CDS encoding SusC/RagA family TonB-linked outer membrane protein — protein MKYFYLYLMLLGLTMAAQAQSTRQLTGQINDGSSNSALPGVSIVVQGTSVGTTSDGSGNFSLRAPDRDNLTLVVSFIGYTSKQVKVGNQTNLTIALDADTKALDEVVVVGYATVNKRDVTGSVSSVSTKQLRDIPLTNAAEALTGRLAGVQVTTSEGSPGANIQIRVRGGGSITQDNSPIYVVDGIQVENALNFLSPQDIESIDVLKDASTTAIYGARGANGVVIITTKSGRGGKTTVSYNGSMGFREITKKMGVLDPYEFVRWQYERSRGDATLESSFAAQYGTWDNINQYKTAEPINWQQEVFGRRAPYQNHNVVVNGGSAQTNFNLSLTANKEDGVQLESGFDRYLATFRLDHKASDKLKVGLNVRYLNQTIRGAGTTTSGTKATNRLRHSIQYRPLLVGVNPTVDDFDENLYISSGNLVNPILMTQAEYSRNYTRALNLSGYVNYNITNDLTFRSTIGLDDNDNQINQFWSKVTGTARNYASLPVASIYQQNAITINNANTLQYHKLLAGKHDLTVLLGQEIYDYSAKNTTMETRYFPADIGPEPALANMGLGSAPTGAAQPRNISNELPPNRLFSLFGRVSYNLSDKYLATVSLRSDRSSKFNYENGALVFPSGTAAWRFSKEPFLKNATWLTDGKLRIGYGVAGNNRIGDLLYQQLYGVTGEYALSHSVLPAYAPISLANPNLKWESTVSENIGLDLAFLNNRFQLSIDAYQNTGRNLLLAVAIPPTSGYSSQIQNLGSTQNRGLELQLTAYLVQKRDFSWTSSFNLSANRNKVLDLGPVTQQTRNSGWQGSDGTDDYLVKVGEPVGLMYGFVTDDYYKVDDFTYNAATQTYTIKPGIAVNSVYGVPQPGMLKWKDLNGDGVITADKDRTVIGNANPKFIGGWNNQFTYKNFDASIFVNWVVGNDIYNANKIEWTDGAFPNLNLLDIMKTRWTNINDAGQVVTDPDALKALNTNATIWTPVRVQRYWLHSWAVEDGSFLRINNVTLGYTLPTNLLSKVGVSRLRAFATVNNLAVFTKYSGYDPEVSTRRTDPLTQGVDFAGYPRSRAVVFGVNLTF, from the coding sequence ATGAAGTACTTCTACCTGTATCTGATGTTGCTTGGACTCACAATGGCGGCTCAGGCACAGTCGACCCGTCAGCTCACGGGACAGATCAACGACGGGAGTTCCAACAGCGCCCTGCCCGGTGTCAGCATCGTGGTTCAGGGTACGTCCGTCGGCACCACCTCCGATGGCTCGGGGAACTTCAGCCTGCGGGCACCCGATCGCGACAACCTCACGCTGGTTGTCAGTTTCATCGGCTATACCTCTAAACAGGTTAAAGTGGGTAACCAGACCAACCTGACGATTGCCCTCGACGCCGACACCAAAGCGCTCGACGAAGTGGTCGTGGTCGGCTACGCCACCGTCAACAAGCGCGACGTGACGGGGTCGGTATCGTCGGTGAGTACCAAACAGCTGCGCGATATCCCGCTGACCAATGCCGCCGAGGCACTGACGGGGCGGTTGGCGGGAGTGCAGGTCACCACCTCGGAAGGGTCGCCCGGCGCGAACATTCAGATCCGGGTACGTGGGGGTGGCTCCATCACGCAGGACAACTCCCCGATCTACGTTGTCGATGGCATACAGGTCGAAAATGCACTCAATTTTTTGTCGCCACAGGACATTGAGAGCATCGACGTGCTGAAAGACGCCTCCACCACGGCCATTTACGGGGCTCGCGGGGCCAACGGTGTCGTGATCATCACGACCAAATCGGGCCGGGGTGGCAAGACCACCGTCAGCTACAACGGCTCGATGGGTTTTCGGGAAATCACCAAAAAAATGGGCGTGCTCGACCCCTACGAGTTTGTGCGCTGGCAGTATGAACGCAGCCGCGGCGATGCTACCCTCGAAAGCTCCTTTGCCGCTCAGTATGGTACCTGGGACAACATCAACCAGTACAAAACCGCCGAGCCCATCAACTGGCAGCAGGAAGTGTTTGGGCGGCGGGCACCCTACCAGAACCACAACGTCGTGGTCAACGGCGGCTCGGCGCAGACCAATTTTAACCTGAGCCTCACGGCCAATAAGGAAGATGGCGTGCAACTCGAATCGGGTTTCGACCGCTACCTGGCCACCTTCCGCCTCGACCATAAGGCGTCCGACAAACTGAAGGTGGGCCTGAACGTGCGGTACCTGAATCAGACGATCCGGGGTGCGGGCACCACCACGAGCGGCACCAAAGCCACCAACCGCCTGCGTCACTCGATTCAGTACCGTCCGCTGCTGGTGGGCGTCAACCCGACCGTCGATGATTTCGACGAAAACCTGTACATCTCGTCGGGCAACCTGGTCAACCCCATCCTGATGACGCAGGCCGAGTACAGCCGCAACTACACGCGCGCCCTCAACCTGAGTGGGTACGTTAATTACAACATCACCAACGACCTGACCTTCCGCTCGACAATTGGCCTCGACGACAACGACAACCAGATCAATCAGTTCTGGTCGAAGGTGACGGGAACGGCCCGCAACTATGCCTCGCTGCCGGTGGCGTCGATCTACCAGCAGAACGCCATCACGATCAACAACGCCAACACGCTGCAATACCACAAGCTGCTGGCAGGAAAGCATGACCTCACGGTGTTGCTGGGGCAGGAGATTTATGATTACAGCGCGAAGAACACCACCATGGAAACGCGCTACTTCCCCGCCGACATCGGCCCGGAACCGGCGCTGGCCAATATGGGGCTGGGCTCAGCCCCGACGGGGGCGGCCCAGCCGCGCAACATCTCAAACGAACTGCCGCCCAACCGCCTGTTTTCGCTCTTCGGGCGCGTGAGCTACAACCTGTCCGACAAATACCTGGCGACGGTATCGCTGCGCTCCGACCGGTCTTCGAAGTTCAACTACGAAAACGGCGCGCTGGTGTTTCCATCGGGCACGGCCGCGTGGCGGTTTTCGAAAGAGCCGTTCCTGAAAAACGCGACCTGGCTCACCGACGGTAAGCTGCGCATCGGCTACGGCGTGGCGGGCAACAACCGGATCGGCGATCTGCTCTACCAGCAGTTGTATGGCGTAACGGGCGAATATGCGCTCAGCCACTCGGTCCTGCCCGCCTACGCGCCCATCTCGCTGGCCAATCCCAACCTGAAGTGGGAATCGACGGTATCGGAGAATATCGGTCTGGACCTGGCGTTCCTCAACAACCGCTTCCAGCTGTCGATCGACGCCTACCAGAACACCGGCCGCAACCTGTTGCTCGCCGTCGCCATTCCGCCAACGTCGGGCTATTCGTCGCAGATTCAGAACCTGGGTTCGACGCAAAACCGGGGCCTGGAATTGCAGCTGACGGCCTATCTGGTGCAGAAGCGCGACTTCTCGTGGACATCGAGTTTCAACCTGTCGGCTAACCGCAACAAGGTGCTGGATCTGGGCCCGGTCACGCAGCAAACGCGCAACTCGGGCTGGCAGGGGTCGGATGGCACCGACGACTACCTGGTGAAGGTGGGCGAGCCGGTGGGGCTGATGTATGGCTTCGTCACCGACGACTATTACAAAGTGGACGACTTCACCTACAATGCCGCCACGCAGACGTACACGATCAAACCGGGCATCGCCGTCAATTCGGTCTACGGCGTGCCGCAGCCGGGGATGCTGAAATGGAAAGACCTCAACGGTGACGGCGTTATCACGGCCGACAAAGACCGGACGGTGATCGGCAACGCGAACCCGAAGTTTATCGGCGGCTGGAACAACCAGTTTACCTACAAAAACTTCGACGCCAGCATCTTCGTCAACTGGGTCGTGGGCAACGATATCTACAACGCTAACAAAATCGAGTGGACCGACGGGGCCTTCCCGAACCTGAACCTGCTCGACATCATGAAAACCCGCTGGACCAACATCAACGACGCCGGGCAGGTGGTTACCGACCCCGACGCGCTGAAGGCCCTGAACACCAACGCGACCATCTGGACGCCCGTTCGGGTGCAGCGGTACTGGCTGCACTCGTGGGCGGTCGAAGATGGCTCGTTCCTGCGGATCAACAACGTGACGCTGGGCTATACGCTACCGACCAATCTGCTCAGTAAAGTGGGCGTATCGCGGCTGCGGGCTTTCGCCACGGTCAACAACCTGGCTGTCTTTACGAAATACAGCGGCTACGATCCCGAGGTGAGCACCCGCCGCACCGATCCGCTCACGCAGGGCGTCGATTTTGCCGGGTATCCCCGCTCGCGGGCGGTCGTCTTTGGTGTGAACCTGACTTTCTAA